The following are encoded together in the Candidatus Woesebacteria bacterium genome:
- a CDS encoding DNA translocase FtsK produces MAKKKKKRARRTKDKRSFRLKLKQATMYSVAQIIFFALALLVIISFSRQGLILVFINDLLTNYFAWTTIFLPFIFLSFGLLVSRFKTSFSQPNVVVGGVLSFISIVAIFKAGIFGNLAWDGISTLITQAGAAIIFVGTLIIGLIILFNTSLDQVYKILMMLFRQYVIKSQSKNTIKGFRDPIKKEMKVLGGNRPEPKVNEPASTPSVKVNPDMLAPKLVSNLPGEDKVWKLPPLSLLTGGGIGKADRGDIKGNAATIEQTLDSFGIGARVVEVNLGPAVTQYAIEVALGTKLSKITALERDLALALAATTGTIRIEAPIPGRSLVGIELPNKSPEFVTIRKMLESDAMQNDNHKLTVALGLDVSGKPITANLGKMPHVLIAGQTGSGKSVCINTILSSVLFRASPAEVKFILVDPKRVEMTSYNDIPHLLTPVIVEPEKVVSALRWVLSEMDRRYKSFAQAGVRNIDGFNEMSGFQALPYIVLVVDELADIMLFSPVEVEDAITRIAQMSRATGIHMVLATQRPSVDVITGLIKANIPTRVAFAVSSQVDSRVILDGQGAEKLLGKGDMLYMPPESAKPTRIQGAFVSDKETNALTAFLRNQGVTPQYTEEVVDMPRPGATNVPGVDGDADNLFKSAVEVVVQYDRASASLLQRRLSVGYARAARIIDQLEAAGVVGPADGSKPREVLIQNANDIINPTSQESDIG; encoded by the coding sequence ATGGCCAAGAAGAAGAAAAAAAGAGCCAGGCGGACAAAAGATAAACGTTCTTTCCGTTTGAAACTCAAACAAGCAACAATGTATTCTGTCGCGCAAATAATTTTTTTTGCGCTAGCACTTCTTGTGATAATTTCTTTTTCAAGGCAGGGATTGATCTTGGTTTTTATCAATGATTTGTTAACGAATTATTTTGCGTGGACGACAATATTTCTGCCTTTCATATTTTTGTCCTTTGGACTTTTGGTTTCGCGTTTTAAAACTTCCTTCAGTCAGCCAAATGTAGTCGTCGGTGGTGTGCTGTCCTTTATCTCGATCGTAGCAATTTTCAAGGCAGGAATTTTTGGAAATCTTGCATGGGATGGAATTTCTACACTCATTACACAAGCCGGAGCGGCGATAATTTTTGTAGGAACGCTTATTATTGGACTTATTATTTTATTTAATACGTCGCTTGATCAAGTTTACAAAATATTGATGATGTTGTTTAGACAATACGTTATCAAATCGCAAAGCAAAAATACCATCAAAGGTTTTAGAGATCCGATTAAAAAAGAAATGAAAGTCTTGGGTGGAAACCGTCCTGAACCTAAAGTAAATGAACCGGCAAGCACTCCGTCGGTAAAAGTAAATCCCGACATGCTTGCCCCTAAACTTGTAAGCAATCTTCCGGGAGAAGACAAAGTTTGGAAATTACCACCTTTGAGCTTACTTACTGGCGGGGGAATTGGAAAAGCTGACAGGGGTGATATCAAGGGAAACGCTGCCACTATCGAACAAACACTTGACAGTTTTGGTATAGGAGCAAGAGTTGTGGAAGTAAATCTTGGTCCTGCTGTCACACAATATGCGATTGAGGTGGCTCTTGGAACCAAACTTTCAAAAATTACCGCTCTTGAGCGCGACTTGGCATTGGCGCTTGCCGCAACCACGGGAACGATCAGGATTGAAGCTCCGATTCCCGGAAGATCACTTGTCGGCATTGAACTCCCCAACAAGTCCCCCGAATTTGTGACGATAAGGAAAATGCTTGAATCGGATGCCATGCAAAACGACAATCATAAACTTACGGTTGCCCTTGGTCTTGATGTTTCTGGTAAACCGATCACCGCCAATTTGGGTAAAATGCCTCACGTTTTGATTGCCGGACAAACAGGTTCGGGTAAATCGGTGTGTATAAATACTATTTTGTCATCTGTACTGTTTCGTGCTTCTCCGGCAGAAGTTAAGTTTATTTTAGTAGATCCGAAACGCGTAGAGATGACGTCTTATAACGACATCCCGCATTTATTGACGCCTGTAATCGTTGAACCGGAAAAGGTTGTTTCTGCCTTAAGGTGGGTATTAAGTGAAATGGACAGACGGTATAAATCTTTCGCGCAGGCAGGCGTAAGAAATATCGACGGCTTTAATGAAATGAGCGGTTTCCAGGCATTGCCTTATATTGTTTTAGTTGTAGACGAACTGGCTGACATCATGCTTTTTTCGCCAGTCGAAGTTGAAGACGCAATAACACGGATTGCACAAATGAGCCGTGCAACGGGGATACACATGGTGCTTGCAACCCAGCGGCCGAGCGTCGATGTTATTACCGGATTAATTAAGGCAAATATCCCAACAAGGGTTGCCTTTGCCGTTTCCTCGCAAGTAGACAGCCGTGTAATTCTGGATGGCCAAGGTGCTGAAAAATTACTTGGCAAAGGTGACATGCTTTATATGCCGCCCGAATCCGCCAAACCGACAAGAATACAGGGAGCTTTTGTTTCTGACAAAGAAACAAATGCTTTGACTGCGTTTTTACGAAACCAAGGTGTTACGCCTCAATATACCGAGGAGGTTGTCGACATGCCAAGGCCCGGGGCTACAAATGTTCCCGGGGTTGACGGAGATGCCGACAATTTGTTTAAAAGTGCGGTGGAAGTGGTGGTGCAATACGATAGGGCCAGCGCTTCGCTACTTCAGCGTCGACTATCCGTAGGTTATGCCAGGGCGGCAAGAATTATCGATCAGCTTGAGGCGGCGGGAGTGGTGGGACCTGCGGATGGATCAAAACCGCGCGAGGTACTAATTCAAAACGCAAATGATATCATTAACCCCACCAGTCAGGAATCGGATATTGGTTAA
- a CDS encoding helix-turn-helix domain-containing protein, with protein sequence MNTIGKYLKDTRLSQNKTLEDMENKTKIRKEFVRLIENESWNKLPDFPVVTGFVKSIAGALKLDEKKVLAFLRRDYPPRNVSLNPKADILNRFVWSPKLTFFLGIFAVTVAIVGYLGFQYYDFTRSPSLEVYSPSENLKITESTVSVSGKTDPEAVVRVNNQPVIVGENGEFATQIEIFSQTKEILIKSVSRSGKETAISRKVSPELSN encoded by the coding sequence ATGAATACTATTGGTAAATATCTCAAAGACACGCGTCTATCCCAGAATAAAACCTTGGAAGATATGGAAAACAAGACAAAAATACGAAAAGAGTTTGTTCGCCTAATTGAAAATGAATCCTGGAACAAGTTGCCCGACTTTCCGGTCGTGACCGGATTTGTCAAAAGTATTGCAGGGGCTTTGAAACTGGATGAAAAAAAGGTATTGGCGTTCTTGCGTCGTGATTATCCGCCGCGGAATGTATCACTAAATCCTAAGGCAGATATTTTAAATAGATTTGTGTGGAGTCCGAAGTTAACATTTTTTTTGGGAATTTTTGCAGTTACAGTCGCCATTGTCGGATATTTGGGATTTCAATATTACGATTTCACCAGATCTCCCAGTTTGGAGGTTTATTCACCGAGTGAGAATTTGAAAATTACCGAAAGTACGGTTTCGGTTTCAGGAAAAACCGATCCCGAGGCGGTTGTTCGTGTAAATAATCAACCGGTAATCGTTGGAGAAAATGGCGAGTTTGCAACCCAGATAGAAATATTTAGCCAAACCAAAGAAATACTGATAAAATCGGTATCTAGATCGGGAAAAGAAACTGCCATTAGCCGTAAAGTTAGTCCGGAACTGTCAAATTAA